The Fragaria vesca subsp. vesca unplaced genomic scaffold, FraVesHawaii_1.0 scf0513070, whole genome shotgun sequence genome segment CAGACAAATAACATTTGAAGGTCTTCAAGAGTATAAaataacaattcaaaatccaaTCATTGTCTTAATGAGTATTTCTAGAACTACTGTTGCTAATTGTTTTTCCACAGATAGCATATCAAAATTAAGTCTTCTCTTGctcccaacaaaaaaaaatcaagtcTTCTCTCCAGCATATCAGCATATATACAACATAGCAGCATATATACTGTTAGACTTCCTTTTCCCTACACAAGTATATGATACAAacaataaattaaagaaaaatagaagactGATCAAACTATAACTGTTAAACattttatatatgcttataACGCAAAATCACTTACCAGAACCTTGACCTTTAGGtgcctttttattttgtttcttctccaTTGCGgctttcattcttttattgCTCATACCTTTTGGCCACACTCCTGCTGGATTTAGTATCGGTTGTTCACCACATAAAGGTCCCTTCTTGTGAGTACCACCATTAGAGGTATTAGCATCATAACCCTCATTGATTCCTTCATTTACATCTCCCTCAATAACtaacttcttcatattcttttcaattaaatcTTCTGCTTCTATCAACTTTTGCAATGCAATGTCACTACCAGTAGTTGTCTCTGCTCCCTTACTGATTATATCAAGCCTTTCGCATCAAAGTATTCCTACGCAATGTCACCGTTGATTTCTGCTTGACCTGTAATGATGCACTATCTTCCTTTACTCCTTTCTTTGCATCTTTTGTCCACCTCTTTAGTATATACTCTGCTGGAATTTGAGtaatattttttacatttGACACCCTCAAAGCATGACGGCACAACCAACCCATAGATTCATACATCTGACAACTACAAGAAATAGACTTATTTGAAGAATTGAACTCGACAGTGTACACTCTTTTATGACCCTCTTCATTAAGTTCAAATTTCTGTAGTGTTCCATCACTTCTAGCTTCCTCCATCTTCACTGCCAAGCTAGCAATAAACTCGAActcaaataaattataaatctTTCGGGTGTAGACCATACCAGCTTGCTTCTTAATTCCACTACTTTTTGCAGCTCTAGAAGGTATCCCGTTATTGCATCGAAAAGTCTCTTCCAATTCACTTGAGCGCATCTTTTCTGCCTGTTTATCATAATGATCCACAAATTCAGTAAGACTCAATGTTTTAGTAGACATGAGGGTGAATACATTGTTTGTGCTCTCACTTCTTTGAGTAGATAATATACCGGCAGAGAATGTATCTTTG includes the following:
- the LOC101296058 gene encoding protein FAR1-RELATED SEQUENCE 5-like, which encodes MANAIEKVFPETRHRLCLWHISKNAGDNLKSHYRNPEFSELFRKWLFGHVTKYEFESTWKEIIEKFDFTEKEKTWLKTLYDLREKWCALFSKDTFSAGILSTQRSESTNNVFTLMSTKTLSLTEFVDHYDKQAEKMRSSELEETFRCNNGIPSRAAKSSGIKKQAGMVYTRKIYNLFEFEFIASLAVKMEEARSDGTLQKFELNEEGHKRVYTVEFNSSNKSISCSCQMYESMGWLCRHALRVSNVKNITQIPAEYILKRWTKDAKKGVKEDSASLQVKQKSTVTLRRNTLMRKA